From Apium graveolens cultivar Ventura unplaced genomic scaffold, ASM990537v1 ctg7339, whole genome shotgun sequence:
TGGGGACCGTATAGGCATCCCTCTTCTTGTGGTGCTAGATATTTTTTGACTATCGTGGATGATTTTTCTCGTGCCCTTTGGATTTACTTGCTTGTTGATAAAACTGAGGTGTTTCATAAGTTTATATCGTTTGTTGCAATGGTTGATAGACAATTCTCACAAACAATTAAAGTTGTTcagagtgataatggaactgagtttaattatttgaatttttttttaatacaTCTGGAATTTTATTTTGAACTTCTTGTGtgggaactccacaacaaaatgggaGAGTAGAACGAAAACATAAATATTTTGAATGTGGGGAGAGCGTTGCGATTTGAAGCTAATTTACCAATTTATTTTTGGGGGAGAGTGTGCTTGTGGCTGCTCATTTAATTAATGTCACTCCCTCTACCTTGTTGCAGAAAAACTccttatgaatttttgtttggcACTTCTACCATTTATAACACCATCCGCACTTTCGTTGTCTTTGCTCCCGTAGCCAAGATGGTCATAGTTCGAGCCTTTCTTGCTATAGCAGCTTCAAAAAATTGGGAAATCCATCAAATAGACATCCACAATGCTTTCTTACAGGGTGATCTTGACGAGGAAGTGCATATAAAACTCCCTCCAGATTTTGAATCCTCTAGTCCTAACAAGGTATGTCGCCTCCGCAAGTCTCTCTATGGTCTGAAAGAAGCACCACAGTGTTGGTTTCCTAAACTTGTGTCTGCCTTAAAAAAGTACGGCTTTTTGCAATCCTATTCAGATTATTCCATGTTTACTTATACCAAAGGAGATATTCAAATTAACGTCCTTGTGTATGTTGATGATCTAATTATCTCTAGGAATGATTTCGCTGCTTTAAGGGCTTTAAAAGCTTATCTCAGTGATTGTTTTCACATGAAGGATCCAGGTTCCCTAAAATATTTTTGGGGATTGAGGTAGCTCGAAGTTCATCTGGATTATTTCTCTGTCAACGAAAATATACACTAGACATTATTTCTGAGGTAGGATTGTTGGGAGCTAAACCGGCACACTGTCCTATCGAGCAAAATCACAAGCTTGGCTTAGAAAATGGAAAGCTTCTGTCTGATCCTGCATCTTATAGGCGACTAGTGGGCAGACTTATTTATTTGATTGTTACCTGTTCAGATCTTGCTTATTCGGTTCATATTCTGTCACAATTCATGCAGGAGCCGAGAACTGAGCATGGGGAGGCAGCCTTACGAGTAGTACCCTATTTGAAAGGTACATCTTGTCAAGGCATTTTATTACGAGCAGACAGTGAGTTAACGTTGCAGGGTTGGTATGACTCTGATTGGGCCGCGTGTCCTATTACACGTAGATCATTGACTGGATGGATGGTATTTCTAGGTAATTCCCCAGTCTCTTGGAAGACTGAGAAACAAAATATTATTTCCCGCTGTTCAGCAGAGGCAGAGTACCATTCGATGGATGCTACCACCTGTGAACTGAAATGGCTGAAGGGTCTTTTATTGAGTTTGGGTGTCCATCATCCAAAGGCAATTAAACTCTTTTGTGACAGTCAATCGGTACATCATATTGCTAAAAATCCTAGTTTTCATGAACGTACGAAGCATATCGAAGTTGACTGTTATTTTGTTCGTGATGCGATCTCAGATGGCTTAATCGATCCCTCATATGTTCATACTAATACACAGTTGGCGGACGTTTTTACCAAGGCTCTTGGCAAATCTCAATTTGAATTCTTGATACGTAAGCTCGGTGTCTTCACTCCGACGAGTCCAGCTTGAGGGGGTGTTAGGATTACCTTAATTATAGGATATATGATTGATATTGGCTGTGGTGATGATTGACCAGATTACCTTAATTATATGATATATGATTGACATTGTCTGTGGTGATGATTGATATTGTCGGTTGTATATCTATTCACAGGCCAGAGAAAAGCAATAGAAAATAGGCCTTTACCTAAATctttacataattatttatttgaatataaatttttaaataatatactttttaaaataagTTTCAAATGTaggtattttaaataattttttatactCATTTTTAATTACCTTTTTTTAACAAAAGAACTTGTAAAAAAATTCATTAGAAAAAACAATAACCTAGGCCTTAGAATATGATTAATATTTTTTTTGCTAACAATcactaaatattattatcataTTAAGTAAACCAGGCTTAATATATATGATCAATAGTATATTTTTTTGTCAACAATTAGTAAATACTATCAGCCTTAGTGCATGTGATTAATATTTTTTTCCTTAAATATACCATAGCTGATCTACCACCCTTCCCCAAGTGCTTTTGAGAACCTTCTTCACTAAATTTCTTGAGGAGTTGAGCATCTAATATCCATTCATCGTACCTGTGAGTTTGAAAAGTTTTAATAATGTTCTAGGAGGAGGC
This genomic window contains:
- the LOC141704047 gene encoding uncharacterized protein LOC141704047; translation: MATGITDHMTADYGLLHNVKNAKPHVTVNLPTRATTMVTHLGDVKLASGLKLLNIPYVPVFTLSENTSQLSFVASKATLADEYTLWHNRLGHATVSKLKFIECIKQCIHGVARVTWLYLLQHKSDYLKTMETFYHFVQRQFASSIKVIRSDNAKEFDDTKCRRFFQMQGIVHQTFCAYRSQQNARGGFSALSVFDGSMFGILCSSLYIILSQDPLPTLDRAFQLVVQEDRVRHAKSDPEVQPPDVMCFPLRTNAARGKATDSDERYLKEHKSHLYCTYCKKTGHLEKSYSEIIGYLEWWPKIKSKHRGCRKVTSNKWPRTRIYTSQFHCGQRWVVGQALREAPLKHSRPINGKLLRDLLDHSRMLIGTNIMWDGLYYFDGEASVQHLTTHGSSSILELWHRRMGHPLKKKTPYEFLFGTSTIYNTIRTFVVFAPVAKMVIVRAFLAIAASKNWEIHQIDIHNAFLQGDLDEEVHIKLPPDFESSSPNKVCRLRKSLYGLKEAPQCWFPKLVSALKKYGFLQSYSDYSMFTYTKGDIQINVLVYVDDLIISRNDFAALRALKAYLSDCFHMKDPGLLGAKPAHCPIEQNHKLGLENGKLLSDPASYRRLVGRLIYLIVTCSDLAYSVHILSQFMQEPRTEHGEAALRVVPYLKGTSCQGILLRADSELTLQGWYDSDWAACPITRRSLTGWMVFLGNSPVSWKTEKQNIISRCSAEAEYHSMDATTCELKWLKGLLLSLGVHHPKAIKLFCDSQSVHHIAKNPSFHERTKHIEVDCYFVRDAISDGLIDPSYVHTNTQLADVFTKALGKSQFEFLIRKLGVFTPTSPA